Proteins encoded in a region of the Zea mays cultivar B73 chromosome 4, Zm-B73-REFERENCE-NAM-5.0, whole genome shotgun sequence genome:
- the ZCYB gene encoding ascorbate-specific transmembrane electron transporter 1, which translates to MGLGLGVRAAPFTYAAHALAVAAAAMVLVWSIQFRGGLAIESTNKNLIFNVHPVLMLIGYVIIGGEAIMVYRVLPTSNHDTTKLIHLILHGIALVLGAVGIYFAFKNHNESGIANLYSLHSWIGIGTITLYGIQWIIGFVTFFFPGAAPNVKKGVLPWHVLFGLFVYILALANAELGFLEKLTFLESSGLDKYGTEAFLVNFTALVVVLFGASVVVAAIAPVRLEEPQGYDPIPEN; encoded by the exons ATGGGGCTTGGCCTTGGCGTGCGGGCGGCGCCCTTCACGTACGCGGCGCACGCACTGGCCGTCGCGGCGGCGGCCATGGTTCTCGTCTGGTCCATCCAGTTCCGCGGTGGGCTCGCCATCGAGTCCACCAACAAGAACCTCATCTTCAAC GTTCACCCTGTTCTTATGCTTATCGGTTATGTTATTATCGGCGGTGAAG CTATAATGGTGTACAGGGTACTTCCAACATCGAATCATGACACAACTAAGCTGATCCATCTAATTCTCCACGGGATTGCACTCGTCCTTGGTGCGGTTGGAATATACTTTGCTTTCAAAAATCACAATGAGAGTGGGATTGCCAATCTTTACAGCCTGCACTCTTGGATTGGGATAGGAACAATTACTTTGTATGGTATTCAG TGGATAATTGGATTCGTCACGTTCTTCTTCCCTGGTGCTGCGCCAAACGTGAAGAAGGGTGTTCTTCCTTGGCACGTACTCTTTGGGCTCTTTGTCTACATCTTAGCACTGGCTAATGCAGAACTCGGCTTTCTTGAGAAGCTCACTTTCCTCGAGAGCTCAGGTCTCGACAAATATGGCACAGAGGCATTCTTAGTGAACTTCACAGCATTGGTTGTCGTGTTATTTGGTGCCTCTGTTGTGGTGGCTGCTATAGCTCCAGTTCGCCTTGAAGAACCACAGGGTTATGATCCAATTCCAGAAAACTAG